From Acidobacteriaceae bacterium, the proteins below share one genomic window:
- a CDS encoding glycosyltransferase family 4 protein translates to MSSETPVRPTVLFVTRNPVVRETSGSTTLILTLLELLRAQGCEVTVLSTLAYSRSPRVAFQARVPLPEGVRYRAPGYVQAAGILLRSFALKAWARDVCRASTKVALFRPLCLLMEWMYGDRLYTNAWDLTLPTAKELRVAKREAERIGASCVIANYAIWAPLFAELPAETTKIIMAHDLLSARVERMLAAGDSLDCPQISEAEELQWLNAADVVLAAQDTEATYLRERLQARVMTQPIVMKLQEPSQEVTPHRCLFVGGHILPNVSGMAFFLDEVWPRVRQAVPDAEFVVAGTIGQAELAGFQQPGVVRLGRVPRLEGEYNLAAVCVVPLVVGSGIKIKLLEALSFGKACVATSVGVQGLEGLTDGTIAVADTAEAFADEVIALLLSAERRKTLEQGAVRLAREQFGPSSEAVRSFLHLLLG, encoded by the coding sequence ATGTCCTCAGAGACTCCTGTGCGACCTACGGTGCTGTTTGTTACGCGCAACCCCGTAGTTCGCGAAACCAGCGGAAGCACAACGCTCATCCTTACCCTGCTGGAGCTGCTTCGAGCCCAGGGGTGCGAGGTGACTGTGCTGTCGACGCTGGCGTATAGCCGGTCGCCGCGAGTGGCGTTTCAGGCGCGAGTGCCGCTGCCTGAAGGGGTGCGCTATCGTGCGCCGGGTTACGTGCAGGCTGCGGGGATACTGCTGCGGAGCTTTGCGCTGAAGGCGTGGGCTCGGGATGTTTGTCGCGCGAGCACGAAAGTGGCTTTGTTTCGACCACTTTGCCTGTTGATGGAGTGGATGTACGGCGACCGTTTGTATACAAACGCGTGGGACCTGACGCTGCCGACCGCGAAGGAGCTGCGCGTGGCAAAGCGCGAGGCCGAGAGGATTGGCGCGAGTTGCGTGATTGCCAACTACGCGATCTGGGCTCCGCTGTTTGCGGAGCTTCCAGCGGAGACGACGAAGATCATCATGGCGCATGACCTGCTTTCGGCACGGGTGGAGCGGATGCTGGCGGCAGGGGATTCGCTGGATTGCCCACAAATTAGTGAAGCCGAAGAGTTGCAGTGGCTGAATGCTGCCGATGTTGTGCTCGCGGCGCAGGATACCGAGGCGACGTATCTGCGGGAGCGGTTGCAGGCGCGGGTGATGACGCAGCCGATTGTGATGAAGCTGCAGGAGCCTTCGCAAGAGGTGACGCCACATCGCTGCCTGTTTGTGGGCGGCCATATTTTGCCGAATGTGAGCGGGATGGCGTTTTTTCTGGATGAGGTGTGGCCACGAGTGCGGCAGGCCGTGCCGGATGCCGAGTTTGTGGTGGCGGGGACGATAGGCCAGGCCGAGCTTGCGGGCTTTCAGCAGCCGGGCGTGGTGCGGCTGGGACGCGTGCCGAGGCTGGAGGGCGAGTACAACCTGGCCGCCGTGTGCGTGGTGCCGCTGGTGGTGGGGAGCGGGATCAAGATCAAGCTGCTGGAGGCGTTGAGCTTTGGCAAGGCGTGTGTAGCGACGAGCGTAGGCGTGCAGGGGCTGGAAGGGCTGACCGACGGCACGATCGCGGTGGCGGATACGGCCGAAGCGTTTGCCGACGAGGTGATTGCGCTGCTGCTTTCTGCGGAACGCCGGAAGACGCTGGAGCAGGGTGCGGTTCGGCTGGCGCGGGAGCAGTTTGGGCCATCGAGCGAAGCTGTGCGGTCGTTTCTTCACCTTCTGCTGGGCTAA
- a CDS encoding sulfite exporter TauE/SafE family protein: MNFHEIPHLHYIWLVAASTIAGIMNAMAGGGSFISFPAMLGMGVPPVQANATNTVALWPGQLTSLATLRNDVRRDLLPTVLGTCLFGAVLGAETLLHTKQKTFLHLIPWLILIGTSLFGISGPLSRWMKKRSAKHHPDRPIPWLPLALSLFPVCFYIGYFGAGGGFLVMTILALFGMEDMHELNAMKVVAATSSNLLAIVTFIVKGAILWHYCLISMVFAAAGGWVGARFAKRVNGDILRGIVVATGTVIAAYFFWRQYAA; this comes from the coding sequence ATGAATTTCCATGAAATCCCGCATCTCCACTACATCTGGCTGGTAGCCGCCTCTACGATTGCGGGCATCATGAACGCGATGGCTGGTGGTGGATCGTTTATCTCTTTCCCGGCAATGCTGGGCATGGGTGTTCCGCCGGTACAGGCGAATGCGACCAATACGGTGGCGCTGTGGCCGGGGCAGTTGACCTCACTCGCAACGTTGCGGAACGACGTGCGGCGCGATCTGTTGCCAACGGTGCTGGGGACGTGCCTCTTCGGAGCGGTGCTGGGCGCGGAGACGTTGCTGCACACAAAGCAGAAGACGTTTCTGCATCTGATTCCGTGGTTGATTCTGATCGGGACAAGTCTGTTTGGGATTAGCGGGCCACTGTCACGGTGGATGAAGAAGAGGTCAGCGAAGCACCATCCTGACAGGCCGATTCCGTGGCTGCCGCTGGCGTTGTCGCTCTTCCCTGTCTGCTTCTATATCGGCTACTTCGGGGCCGGTGGCGGGTTTCTGGTGATGACGATCCTGGCGCTGTTCGGCATGGAAGACATGCACGAACTGAACGCGATGAAGGTGGTCGCAGCGACGAGTTCGAACCTCTTGGCGATTGTGACGTTCATCGTCAAAGGCGCGATTTTATGGCACTACTGCCTGATCTCGATGGTCTTTGCGGCGGCTGGTGGATGGGTAGGGGCGCGGTTTGCAAAACGCGTGAACGGCGACATTCTTCGCGGCATCGTGGTGGCAACCGGCACGGTGATTGCCGCATACTTCTTCTGGAGACAGTACGCAGCATGA
- a CDS encoding TIGR00730 family Rossman fold protein produces MTTKNIAVFCAAADGVRPEYRAVAEELGRALAARKIGLVYGGATVGLMGAVANSTLADGGHVVGVIPHVLVDMEVAHEGISELHVVDTMHTRKALMGERSDAFLVMPGGFGTLEELYEVLAWQTLKIHAKPVVLLNVAGFYDTMLEFLDVCDREGMLRGNRHRLLVATTVEEALQLCGVEG; encoded by the coding sequence ATGACAACCAAGAACATTGCAGTGTTTTGTGCGGCGGCGGATGGCGTGCGCCCGGAGTATCGCGCGGTGGCGGAAGAGCTGGGCAGGGCGCTGGCAGCGCGAAAGATCGGGCTGGTGTACGGCGGAGCTACGGTTGGGTTGATGGGAGCGGTGGCGAACTCCACGCTGGCCGATGGTGGGCATGTGGTGGGTGTGATTCCGCATGTGCTGGTGGATATGGAAGTGGCGCATGAAGGCATCAGCGAGTTGCATGTGGTGGACACGATGCATACGCGCAAGGCTCTGATGGGAGAACGGTCGGATGCGTTCCTGGTGATGCCGGGAGGCTTTGGCACGCTGGAAGAGCTTTATGAAGTGCTGGCGTGGCAGACGCTGAAGATCCACGCCAAGCCGGTGGTGTTGCTGAATGTTGCGGGCTTCTATGACACGATGCTCGAGTTTCTGGATGTGTGCGACCGCGAAGGAATGCTACGCGGGAATCGGCATCGGTTGCTTGTGGCGACGACGGTGGAAGAAGCTCTGCAGCTTTGCGGAGTGGAGGGGTAG